A single genomic interval of Spirosoma linguale DSM 74 harbors:
- a CDS encoding Uracil phosphoribosyltransferase (KEGG: hypothetical protein), with amino-acid sequence MFVFTHQPSLANQYIAELRDVSIQQDRLRFRRNLERLGELMAYEISKNLSYQAIAVQTPLGVSHTQVLRAQPVLATIMRAGLPFHQGFANYFDRAENAFAGAYRGYTPDGDDEFEIAMDYIVSPDLSGKTLILCDPMLATGRSLEKVYHALLRYGIPAQTHIAAVIASPEGVRHVQQQLPQCHLWLGAIDDHLNEHSYIVPGLGDSGDLSFGPKV; translated from the coding sequence ATGTTTGTGTTCACCCACCAGCCTTCGTTGGCCAATCAGTACATTGCCGAACTCCGGGATGTATCTATCCAGCAGGACAGACTTCGGTTTCGCCGAAATCTGGAAAGATTAGGGGAATTGATGGCGTACGAAATCTCCAAAAATTTGTCTTACCAGGCAATTGCTGTGCAAACGCCCCTAGGGGTTTCTCATACGCAAGTACTTCGGGCGCAACCTGTTCTGGCCACCATTATGCGGGCTGGCCTGCCCTTTCATCAGGGGTTTGCCAACTATTTCGACCGGGCTGAGAACGCCTTTGCGGGGGCTTACCGGGGGTATACGCCGGATGGAGATGATGAATTTGAGATTGCCATGGACTACATCGTGAGCCCCGACCTGAGCGGCAAAACGCTTATCCTTTGTGATCCGATGCTGGCCACGGGCCGTTCGCTCGAAAAAGTGTATCATGCGCTCTTACGCTACGGAATTCCGGCCCAAACCCACATTGCCGCTGTTATTGCCAGTCCGGAAGGCGTGCGCCATGTGCAGCAGCAATTGCCCCAGTGCCATTTGTGGCTAGGCGCTATCGACGACCACCTGAATGAGCATTCCTACATAGTACCCGGACTCGGTGACTCCGGCGACCTGTCCTTCGGCCCGAAAGTGTAA
- a CDS encoding phosphoheptose isomerase (TIGRFAM: phosphoheptose isomerase~KEGG: yen:YE3223 phosphoheptose isomerase), with amino-acid sequence MLDLIRQELTEAQTVLDTFLGNPDHLSAIEQAAVLMANALKSGRKIISCGNGGSHCDAMHFAEELSGRYRDNRRSLAAMAISDVSHLSCVSNDFGYDFVFSRFIEGLGNEGDVLLGLSTSGNSTNVIRAVEAAREKGMKVILLTGKDGGKLADKADVEIRVPHFGYADRIQEIHIKVIHLFILLIEKQVL; translated from the coding sequence ATGCTTGATTTAATTCGCCAGGAGCTGACCGAAGCTCAGACTGTTTTAGACACATTCCTTGGCAACCCCGATCACCTTTCGGCCATTGAACAGGCCGCCGTGCTGATGGCCAACGCCCTTAAAAGCGGACGTAAGATCATATCCTGCGGTAATGGCGGCTCTCACTGCGACGCCATGCATTTTGCCGAAGAGCTTTCGGGGCGTTACCGGGATAATCGCCGGTCGCTGGCGGCTATGGCCATTTCTGACGTTAGCCATCTTTCCTGCGTAAGCAATGATTTCGGTTATGACTTCGTCTTCTCCCGTTTTATCGAAGGTCTGGGCAATGAAGGCGATGTTTTGCTGGGCCTAAGTACAAGCGGCAACTCGACCAATGTTATCCGCGCCGTTGAAGCGGCCCGCGAAAAAGGGATGAAAGTGATCCTATTAACTGGCAAAGATGGCGGCAAACTAGCCGACAAGGCCGATGTTGAGATTCGTGTTCCCCACTTCGGTTACGCCGACCGCATTCAGGAGATTCACATAAAGGTTATTCATCTGTTTATCCTGCTGATCGAGAAACAGGTTCTCTGA